The DNA sequence CTTGCAGTTCCTAACACAAGATTTGAAGATTGGCACTAATGATTTTGATTGGACATTCATATCAGATAAACAAAAGGTatacatttttatattaatgtcACTAATGACTTTGCCTGCATTTGACCGACTTTGTATGTATTGGACTAATGTAGGGACTGATAAATGCCTTGGAATCAGTTGTACCAAATGCAGAGCACAGGTTCTGTGTGATGCATTTGTACCAAAATATGCATAAAGACTTTAAAGGAATAGCATTGAGGCAGCTGTTGTGGAAAGCTGCAAGAGCTTCAACTGATTGGGAATTTAGGAAACACATGGACAAAATGAAGGAGGTATTCTTATATTTCTATCTCTTTTCTATAAATGTTGTACCATATTCTAATTGGATTCAGCTAAACTGCTATATACCTTTTGCTATATATTACAAGGTCTCAAAAAATTGTTATGATTGGCTTATGGACAAGCCAAAACATCAGTGGTCAAGGTCTGGGTTCAGAACAATTACTTCAAGTGATATGTTTGTAAACAATCACAGTGAAGTATTTAACAATAGTATTAGACAATTCAGGGATCTTCCAATAATAACTATGTTTAGGGAGATCCACAAGGCAGTAATGAAGAGGATACAAATGAGGAGAGATAAAATGATGAACATGGATATTACTATTTGCCCAACTGCACAAAAGAAATTGAACAAGTAAGCACATTCTTCTGATGGAGATTAGCAGTAAAGCACATACATTCTGCATAAAAATTCTGCATAACAATTCTGCATAAATTCTGCATAAAAATTCTGCATAAATTCTGCATACTAAATTCTGCATAAATTCTGTATACTGCATACTAAATTCTGCATAAAAATTCTTTCAGGGCCATTCATTTTGCTGGAAGTTGTGTGGTGACATGGTCTGGTGGTACCTCATATAGTGTCATTACATCAGATGGAGGCCACGAGTTGGTTGTGGATTTGGGTAAAAAATCTTGTAGTTGCAGGAAATGGGATCTCACAGGAATCCCTTGCTACCACGCTGCAGCATGCATCGCCATGAAATCAGAGCCATGGGACCTTCATATAAGCAAATGGTTTAAAAAGGACATGTACATCAAGGTATGGTACCAATAAATCTTCATATAATCTAACAAATAAATCTTGCTCTCCATTAATCTGGCTCTCCATTATTCTTTGATAATGCAGCTTTACAGTTATACATTGGAGCCTATGGTTGGTCCAGAGTTTTGGGATGATGCCCCTGAACCAATGCCTCTACCACCGAATGTGAAGGTACCAACTGGGAGACCCAAGAAAAGAAGGTCCAGAAAGAATGATATTCCAACGGATCCAACAAAGTTGAGAAGGGGAGGTGGTACTGTGAGATGCAGTCATTGCAAAGCCACATCACACAATGCCAGGACATGTCAAGCTAAAAAAAGTGATGCCATGGCAAAAGCTGTTGCTGAAGGAAGAGATCCTTCCTCTGCTGGTGCAAAGAAGCCAATCCAATGCAAAAAATGCAAAGGAACAGGACATAATTCAAGAACTTGCTTAGTGAAGGTATGTCATTTTGGCACATTGCTTGTCGTTTTACTATGTATTCATATGTATTGTCATCTTTTTCAGCAAAATGATGGTACAAACGATGCCTCGAATGCCACAAGCAATGCGACAACAGTAGGTACAAACAATACAAGTGGGAGCTCAAATGTGCCTCGACCCCCAAGATTTAAGAGATGGGCAAAGAAGGCTGCACCAAAGGATTCAACTGTAGGAGCATCAACTGCAGGAGCATCTACTGCACGACCATCAACTACACAACCAAATATGCA is a window from the Daucus carota subsp. sativus chromosome 8, DH1 v3.0, whole genome shotgun sequence genome containing:
- the LOC135148249 gene encoding uncharacterized protein LOC135148249 isoform X1 translates to MDKPKHQWSRSGFRTITSSDMFVNNHSEVFNNSIRQFRDLPIITMFREIHKAVMKRIQMRRDKMMNMDITICPTAQKKLNKAIHFAGSCVVTWSGGTSYSVITSDGGHELVVDLGKKSCSCRKWDLTGIPCYHAAACIAMKSEPWDLHISKWFKKDMYIKLYSYTLEPMVGPEFWDDAPEPMPLPPNVKVPTGRPKKRRSRKNDIPTDPTKLRRGGGTVRCSHCKATSHNARTCQAKKSDAMAKAVAEGRDPSSAGAKKPIQCKKCKGTGHNSRTCLVKVCHFGTLLVVLLCIHMYCHLFQQNDGTNDASNATSNATTVGTNNTSGSSNVPRPPRFKRWAKKAAPKDSTVGASTAGASTARPSTTQPNMQWKGKPVTTIRQLLAAKKCSKDK
- the LOC135148249 gene encoding uncharacterized protein LOC135148249 isoform X2, which codes for MDKPKHQWSRSGFRTITSSDMFVNNHSEVFNNSIRQFRDLPIITMFREIHKAVMKRIQMRRDKMMNMDITICPTAQKKLNKAIHFAGSCVVTWSGGTSYSVITSDGGHELVVDLGKKSCSCRKWDLTGIPCYHAAACIAMKSEPWDLHISKWFKKDMYIKLYSYTLEPMVGPEFWDDAPEPMPLPPNVKVPTGRPKKRRSRKNDIPTDPTKLRRGGGTVRCSHCKATSHNARTCQAKKSDAMAKAVAEGRDPSSAGAKKPIQCKKCKGTGHNSRTCLVKQNDGTNDASNATSNATTVGTNNTSGSSNVPRPPRFKRWAKKAAPKDSTVGASTAGASTARPSTTQPNMQWKGKPVTTIRQLLAAKKCSKDK